The Corallococcus exiguus genome has a window encoding:
- a CDS encoding DUF6250 domain-containing protein produces MGQASRKDKDTQKQEGSPPAASVPSSPDAAQPAVPHEGWRKPAGMSRKGWAILAGAVAFIQLPLIHYALIRGQADVTATVPYQQSFNDPAVVARDFFSTGAYWRVTNGELLGPAPKNNPLWLQAALPDDVAVEFDVRPEYPDGDIRVELFGNGRDPASGYVLVQGGWNNSLSVIARKDINAPALDALQRKAARVAEKGGGQGADLVATGVFKKDTRVRVESRVGAPIQSGRTYHWRIERRGNVLKWAIDGQLVGELDDPFPLKGKGQDRLGLSGWESQLFFDNLRIGTPDSMPATMVAKQEPTLPPGPSEDDFNRDTLGDAWNVTNPSATKIEDGALVVQALGNRPVWLKKPLPENAVIEFDAWGDSPEGDMKVEAWGDGRSFYAGDPRLQYTATGYVFIFGGWRNTQSIIARQHEHTNDRAVRDGAAVVPGQRYHFKITRRDGLLSWEVDGKPFLTLQDASPLYGPRNQYFGFSGWQTRVHFDNLKIQPL; encoded by the coding sequence ATGGGCCAGGCCAGCCGCAAGGACAAGGACACGCAGAAGCAGGAAGGGTCGCCCCCGGCGGCCTCCGTCCCGTCTTCCCCGGACGCCGCCCAGCCCGCCGTGCCCCATGAGGGGTGGCGCAAGCCCGCCGGCATGAGCCGCAAGGGGTGGGCCATCCTCGCCGGCGCGGTCGCCTTCATCCAGCTCCCGCTCATCCACTACGCGCTCATCCGGGGCCAGGCGGACGTCACCGCGACGGTGCCCTACCAGCAGTCGTTCAACGACCCCGCTGTCGTCGCGCGCGACTTCTTCTCCACCGGCGCCTACTGGCGCGTGACGAACGGGGAGCTGCTGGGCCCCGCGCCCAAGAACAACCCGCTGTGGCTCCAGGCCGCGCTGCCGGACGACGTGGCGGTGGAGTTCGACGTGCGCCCGGAGTACCCCGACGGCGACATCCGCGTGGAGCTGTTCGGCAACGGCCGCGACCCGGCCTCCGGCTACGTGCTGGTGCAGGGCGGGTGGAACAACAGCCTGTCCGTCATCGCCCGGAAGGACATCAACGCCCCCGCGCTGGACGCGCTCCAGCGCAAGGCCGCGCGCGTCGCGGAGAAGGGCGGCGGCCAGGGCGCGGACCTCGTCGCAACCGGCGTCTTCAAGAAGGACACCCGCGTGCGCGTGGAGTCCCGCGTGGGCGCCCCCATCCAGTCCGGCCGCACGTACCACTGGCGCATCGAGCGGCGCGGCAACGTGCTCAAGTGGGCCATCGACGGCCAGCTCGTAGGCGAGCTGGACGACCCGTTCCCGCTGAAGGGCAAGGGGCAGGACCGGCTGGGCCTGTCCGGCTGGGAGTCGCAGCTGTTCTTCGACAACCTGCGCATCGGCACGCCGGACTCCATGCCCGCCACCATGGTGGCGAAGCAGGAGCCCACCCTGCCCCCGGGCCCCTCCGAGGACGACTTCAACCGCGACACCCTGGGCGACGCGTGGAACGTCACCAACCCCTCCGCCACGAAGATCGAGGACGGGGCGCTCGTGGTGCAGGCCCTGGGCAACCGCCCGGTGTGGCTGAAGAAGCCCCTCCCGGAGAACGCCGTCATCGAGTTCGACGCCTGGGGTGACAGCCCGGAAGGCGACATGAAGGTCGAGGCGTGGGGCGACGGCCGCTCCTTCTACGCGGGCGACCCGCGCCTCCAGTACACCGCCACCGGCTACGTCTTCATCTTCGGCGGCTGGCGCAACACCCAGTCCATCATCGCGCGCCAGCACGAGCACACCAACGACCGCGCCGTGCGCGACGGCGCCGCGGTGGTGCCCGGCCAGCGCTACCACTTCAAAATCACCCGGCGGGACGGACTCCTGTCGTGGGAAGTGGACGGCAAGCCCTTCCTGACCCTCCAGGACGCGTCCCCGCTCTACGGCCCCCGCAACCAGTACTTCGGGTTCTCCGGCTGGCAGACGCGCGTCCACTTCGACAACCTCAAGATCCAGCCGCTTTAG
- a CDS encoding beta-ketoacyl synthase N-terminal-like domain-containing protein — protein sequence MRRVGIFGWGVVAPRSPNIEAFAKNLESSETWLTPFNGFGPDNFLVGTPTFNLADYKPWIDARFPANRFSQLERKMGQPTQYAIGAFIQSLSQNPGIEKELQELGTKAHVYVGTGLGDLPTIQHISLDLYRAQRRWDRFWAAPERNGAVRQWRETREPLPGLPPEPSTIEEVERDKAEDDWWHFWAGRSPELREYLEELREIEAIGVPDEGDVESAKLAVIKEKRTRNGRLQKKWSAPEPPWNAVSSNVLWNIHNTPASQVSMLGQITGMTFAPVAACSSFGYGLKLAMNSIRLGEAKAVVLGMTDAAPNPLVVGGFYNARVISADAAVSKPLTALRGTHIAGGAVVWVVGDYEHFTQKGFKALGLEPVAVGVTADADHIITPSKEGPTLAIREALGAAGCQPQDVGSWDLHATATPGDFLEVQTLRDVLPESVLITARKGTFGHGMSAGGGWELTAQYLGAEAGKVYPTPLAAPELNKQIAKVHGRFVFNQGEAAPEGCSGKLSMGVGGINACVISRPWK from the coding sequence GTGCGCAGAGTCGGAATCTTCGGCTGGGGCGTGGTCGCCCCGCGTTCCCCCAACATCGAGGCCTTCGCGAAGAACCTCGAGTCGTCCGAGACCTGGCTGACCCCCTTCAACGGCTTCGGTCCGGACAACTTCCTCGTCGGCACGCCCACGTTCAACCTGGCGGACTACAAGCCGTGGATCGACGCGCGCTTCCCCGCCAACCGCTTCTCCCAGCTGGAGCGGAAGATGGGGCAGCCCACGCAGTACGCCATCGGCGCCTTCATCCAGTCGCTGTCGCAGAACCCGGGCATCGAGAAGGAGCTCCAGGAGCTGGGCACGAAGGCCCACGTCTACGTGGGCACCGGCCTGGGCGACCTGCCCACCATCCAGCACATCTCCCTGGACCTCTACCGCGCCCAGCGCCGGTGGGACCGCTTCTGGGCCGCCCCGGAGCGCAACGGCGCCGTTCGCCAGTGGCGTGAGACGCGCGAGCCGCTGCCCGGCCTGCCTCCGGAGCCCTCCACCATTGAAGAGGTGGAGCGCGACAAGGCGGAGGACGACTGGTGGCACTTCTGGGCCGGCCGCTCGCCGGAGCTGCGCGAGTACCTGGAGGAGCTGCGCGAGATTGAAGCCATTGGCGTGCCCGACGAGGGCGACGTGGAGTCCGCCAAGCTGGCCGTCATCAAGGAGAAGCGCACGCGCAACGGGCGCCTGCAGAAGAAGTGGAGCGCGCCCGAGCCGCCGTGGAACGCCGTGTCCTCCAACGTGCTGTGGAACATCCACAACACGCCCGCGTCCCAGGTCTCCATGCTGGGGCAGATCACCGGCATGACGTTCGCGCCGGTGGCCGCGTGCTCGTCCTTCGGCTACGGCCTGAAGCTGGCCATGAACTCCATCCGCCTGGGTGAGGCCAAGGCCGTGGTGCTGGGCATGACGGACGCGGCGCCCAACCCGCTGGTGGTGGGCGGCTTCTACAACGCGCGCGTCATCTCCGCGGACGCCGCCGTGTCCAAGCCCCTCACCGCGCTGCGCGGCACGCACATCGCCGGAGGCGCGGTGGTGTGGGTGGTGGGCGACTACGAGCACTTCACCCAGAAGGGCTTCAAGGCGCTGGGCCTGGAGCCCGTCGCCGTGGGCGTCACCGCGGACGCGGACCACATCATCACCCCGTCCAAGGAAGGCCCCACCCTGGCCATCCGCGAGGCGCTGGGCGCCGCCGGCTGTCAGCCGCAGGACGTGGGCAGCTGGGACCTGCACGCCACCGCCACCCCGGGCGACTTCCTGGAGGTGCAGACCCTGCGCGACGTGCTGCCGGAGTCCGTGCTGATTACCGCGCGCAAGGGCACCTTCGGCCACGGCATGTCCGCGGGCGGCGGCTGGGAGCTCACCGCGCAGTACCTGGGCGCGGAGGCCGGCAAGGTGTACCCCACGCCGCTGGCCGCGCCGGAGCTCAACAAGCAGATCGCCAAGGTGCACGGCCGCTTCGTCTTCAATCAGGGAGAGGCGGCGCCCGAGGGGTGCTCGGGCAAGCTGTCCATGGGCGTGGGCGGCATCAACGCCTGCGTCATCTCCCGGCCCTGGAAGTAG
- a CDS encoding sigma-70 family RNA polymerase sigma factor codes for MANGRKRTNGPAAPRPRAKRPAASARPGTARQGTPENPQALDEEVEETAQDPDALEPDLTELSEAEAEIEESPAPARAARPAALVRAESSSALTNRDPLQAYMAEVTKHPLLTREEEHQLAKEYQASGNVRAAYRLVASNLRLVVKLAHEYHRNPLSLLDLVQEGNIGLMQAVKKYDPDRGVKLSSYAAWWIRAYILRYIMDNWKMVKLGTTEAQRKLFFKLRQEQEKLISQGFEASPRLLAERLNVTEQDVVEMDQRLGHDEVSIDAPLGNDGDSGSTRADRYLPSSAVPADERLGSEQLKALFRENLAAFAQTLEGKERYIFEHRLTADEPLTLQDIGDKYGVSRERARQIEAALINRMREFMRERIPDFDMVAVPKG; via the coding sequence ATGGCGAATGGGAGGAAGAGAACCAATGGTCCGGCCGCCCCCCGGCCCCGCGCGAAGCGCCCCGCGGCCTCCGCCCGCCCGGGGACCGCCCGGCAAGGCACTCCGGAAAACCCGCAAGCTCTGGACGAAGAAGTCGAGGAGACCGCCCAGGACCCGGACGCCCTGGAGCCGGACCTGACGGAATTGAGCGAAGCGGAGGCGGAAATCGAGGAGTCCCCGGCTCCCGCCCGCGCCGCCCGGCCCGCGGCCCTGGTGCGCGCGGAGAGCAGCAGCGCCCTCACCAACCGGGACCCCCTCCAGGCCTACATGGCCGAGGTGACGAAGCACCCCCTGCTCACCCGGGAGGAGGAGCACCAGCTGGCCAAGGAGTACCAGGCCAGCGGGAACGTGCGGGCGGCCTACCGCCTGGTGGCCTCCAACCTGAGACTCGTGGTGAAACTGGCCCACGAGTACCACCGCAACCCCCTGTCCCTGCTGGACCTGGTGCAGGAGGGCAACATCGGGTTGATGCAGGCAGTGAAGAAGTACGACCCGGACCGGGGGGTGAAGCTCAGCTCCTACGCCGCCTGGTGGATCCGCGCGTACATCCTTCGCTACATCATGGACAACTGGAAGATGGTGAAGCTGGGGACCACCGAGGCCCAGCGGAAGCTCTTCTTCAAGCTGCGCCAGGAGCAGGAGAAGCTCATCTCCCAGGGCTTCGAGGCCAGCCCGCGCCTGTTGGCGGAGCGCCTCAACGTCACCGAGCAGGACGTGGTGGAGATGGACCAGCGGCTGGGGCACGACGAGGTGTCCATCGACGCGCCGCTGGGCAACGACGGGGATTCGGGCTCCACCCGGGCGGACCGCTACCTGCCGTCCAGCGCGGTGCCCGCCGACGAGCGCCTGGGCAGCGAGCAGCTCAAGGCCCTCTTCCGGGAGAACCTGGCCGCCTTCGCCCAGACGCTGGAGGGCAAGGAGCGCTACATCTTCGAGCACCGCCTCACCGCGGACGAGCCGCTCACGCTCCAGGACATTGGCGACAAGTACGGCGTCAGCCGCGAGCGCGCCCGGCAGATTGAAGCGGCCCTCATCAACCGGATGCGTGAGTTCATGCGCGAACGCATCCCGGACTTCGACATGGTGGCGGTGCCCAAGGGCTGA
- a CDS encoding DEAD/DEAH box helicase produces MSDIQEPTPGAPAPDEATTRPGEYIADISFEEMNLSEPLRRALAERGYTSPTPVQAKAFGPAMAGKDLIVRSKTGTGKTAAFGLPLLEKIPADEKRVRALILCPTRELALQVAEELTTLAKYKGVKVAAIYGGASMKQQEDALEEGTPIIVGTPGRVFDHINRGNLKLDGCDHAILDEADEMLNQGFYEEVTRILDRLPKTRQVLLFSATVPTDIQNLIARYTTNAETLLLSGDVFTVEHIHHIRYDVSDQFPKPRNLIYILEKEEPSNAIIFCNTRDDTALVTAVLNRNGFDAELLNGDLPQKERERVMGKVKRGEVAFMVATDIAARGIDISGLEYVINYSLPEDPAVYLHRVGRTGRIGNKGTAINLFSGRELATFTVLEKKFGIKFEMREMPAPEEAMHLWTERHVRELREGMGSSIFEGFLPLATQLKQRPDADDLIAFLIKYYFSHLRMEKAQAAGETEKREPVEKKPLERRGKDRDRERDRERPRREERGERTERPRRDEHPDRERRPRRDEPRREDRGERRGAGSAALEAGPGETKLWVNLGTADGLGPGSIATAMEDAGAPLGKMVRAELRPTFAYVFVAEEDSAGFEALNGKQHGGKTLRVEKSKPRSERDTTSTRPPPSPDAGPGEVKLWVNLGMDDGMDEAKLPATLEAMGAPAGKVIKALTRPTYGYVYVPEGDAEGFESLNGKAHNDKPLKLERHRPRGQREERRPRHESLQDLPGQARLWVGLGRQEGLDEAGVTAALEAAGAPAGKVLRTDLRPTYAYVFVAEEDVEGFESTHGKPHGEGKTLKVERAKRK; encoded by the coding sequence ATGAGCGACATCCAAGAGCCCACGCCGGGAGCCCCGGCACCTGACGAAGCCACGACGCGTCCCGGCGAGTACATCGCGGACATCAGCTTCGAAGAAATGAACCTCTCCGAGCCCCTCCGCCGCGCGCTGGCGGAGCGCGGCTACACCAGCCCCACCCCCGTGCAGGCCAAGGCCTTTGGCCCCGCGATGGCGGGCAAGGACCTCATCGTCCGCAGCAAGACGGGCACGGGCAAGACGGCCGCCTTCGGCCTGCCCCTGCTGGAGAAGATTCCGGCGGACGAGAAGCGCGTGCGCGCCCTCATCCTCTGCCCCACGCGCGAGCTGGCGCTCCAGGTGGCGGAGGAGCTGACCACGCTGGCCAAGTACAAGGGCGTGAAGGTGGCGGCCATCTACGGCGGCGCCTCCATGAAGCAGCAGGAGGACGCGCTGGAAGAGGGCACGCCCATCATCGTGGGCACCCCCGGCCGCGTCTTCGACCACATCAACCGCGGCAACCTCAAGCTGGACGGCTGCGACCACGCCATCCTCGACGAAGCCGACGAGATGCTGAACCAGGGCTTCTACGAGGAGGTCACCCGCATCCTCGACCGTCTTCCGAAGACGCGCCAGGTGCTGCTCTTCAGCGCCACCGTCCCCACGGACATCCAGAACCTCATCGCGCGCTACACGACGAACGCGGAGACGCTGCTGCTGTCCGGCGACGTCTTCACGGTGGAGCACATCCACCACATCCGCTACGACGTGTCGGATCAGTTCCCCAAGCCGCGCAACCTCATCTACATCCTGGAGAAGGAGGAGCCCTCCAACGCCATCATCTTCTGCAACACGCGGGATGACACGGCGCTGGTGACCGCGGTGCTCAACCGCAACGGCTTCGACGCGGAATTGCTCAACGGAGACCTGCCGCAGAAGGAGCGCGAGCGGGTGATGGGCAAGGTGAAGCGCGGCGAGGTGGCCTTCATGGTCGCCACGGACATCGCGGCGCGCGGCATCGACATCTCCGGGCTGGAGTACGTCATCAACTACTCCCTGCCGGAGGACCCCGCCGTCTACCTGCACCGCGTGGGCCGCACGGGCCGCATCGGCAACAAGGGCACGGCCATCAACCTCTTCTCCGGGCGCGAGCTGGCGACGTTCACCGTGCTGGAGAAGAAGTTCGGCATCAAGTTCGAGATGCGTGAGATGCCCGCGCCCGAAGAGGCCATGCACCTGTGGACCGAGCGCCACGTGCGTGAGCTGCGCGAGGGCATGGGCTCCAGCATCTTCGAGGGCTTCCTGCCCCTGGCCACGCAGCTCAAGCAGCGCCCGGACGCGGACGACCTCATCGCCTTCCTCATCAAGTACTACTTCAGCCACCTGCGCATGGAGAAGGCGCAGGCCGCCGGGGAGACGGAGAAGCGCGAGCCGGTGGAGAAGAAGCCGCTGGAGCGCCGGGGCAAGGACCGCGACCGTGAGCGCGACCGCGAGCGTCCCCGCCGTGAGGAGCGCGGCGAGCGCACCGAACGTCCGCGCCGCGACGAGCACCCGGACCGCGAGCGCCGTCCGCGCCGCGACGAGCCGCGCCGCGAGGACCGGGGCGAGCGCCGGGGTGCGGGTTCCGCCGCGCTGGAGGCGGGCCCGGGCGAGACGAAGCTCTGGGTGAACCTGGGCACCGCGGACGGCCTGGGGCCGGGCAGCATCGCCACGGCCATGGAGGACGCGGGCGCGCCGCTGGGCAAGATGGTGCGCGCGGAGTTGCGCCCCACGTTCGCGTACGTCTTCGTGGCGGAGGAGGACTCCGCGGGCTTCGAGGCGCTCAACGGCAAGCAGCACGGCGGCAAGACGCTGCGCGTGGAGAAGAGCAAGCCGCGCAGCGAGCGCGACACCACCAGCACCCGCCCGCCCCCGTCCCCGGACGCGGGCCCCGGCGAGGTGAAGCTCTGGGTGAACCTGGGCATGGACGACGGCATGGACGAGGCGAAGCTGCCCGCCACGCTGGAGGCCATGGGCGCCCCGGCGGGCAAGGTCATCAAGGCCCTCACCCGCCCCACCTACGGCTACGTCTACGTGCCGGAAGGTGACGCCGAGGGCTTCGAGTCGCTCAACGGCAAGGCGCACAACGACAAGCCGCTGAAGCTGGAGCGGCACCGTCCGCGCGGCCAGCGTGAAGAGCGCCGCCCCCGTCACGAGTCCCTGCAGGACCTCCCCGGCCAGGCGCGCCTGTGGGTGGGCCTGGGCCGTCAGGAAGGCCTGGACGAGGCGGGCGTCACCGCCGCGCTGGAGGCCGCGGGCGCTCCGGCGGGCAAGGTGCTGCGCACCGACCTGCGCCCCACGTACGCGTATGTCTTCGTGGCGGAGGAGGACGTGGAGGGCTTCGAGTCCACCCACGGCAAGCCGCACGGCGAGGGCAAGACGCTCAAGGTGGAGCGCGCCAAGCGCAAGTAG
- a CDS encoding helix-turn-helix domain-containing protein, giving the protein MRPHSPDDSDAGSSLQGLARRIRTLRERRGLTQEDFAARCDISVSFVSLLERGERNPSYDTLLQVAAALELPLGELFRLEDAEDAGAHRLVEWVRLKKLGRDDVDRLMAVAEAMFSGGPGASTPPAKEASAACASPECGRPVLARGLCVAHYHRARRKKTAPEP; this is encoded by the coding sequence ATGCGCCCCCACTCCCCGGACGACAGCGACGCCGGCTCGTCCCTGCAGGGACTGGCGCGGCGGATCCGCACGTTGCGCGAGCGCCGGGGCCTCACCCAGGAGGACTTCGCCGCCCGGTGCGACATCTCCGTGAGCTTCGTGTCCCTGCTGGAGCGCGGCGAGCGCAACCCCAGCTACGACACGCTCCTCCAGGTCGCGGCCGCGCTGGAGCTGCCGCTGGGGGAGCTGTTCCGGCTGGAGGACGCGGAGGACGCGGGGGCTCATCGGCTGGTGGAGTGGGTGCGGCTGAAGAAACTGGGCCGGGACGACGTGGACCGTCTGATGGCCGTGGCGGAGGCGATGTTCAGCGGTGGGCCGGGCGCTTCGACTCCCCCGGCGAAGGAGGCCAGCGCGGCCTGCGCTTCACCGGAGTGCGGCCGGCCCGTGCTGGCCCGGGGGTTGTGCGTGGCGCACTACCACCGGGCCCGCAGGAAGAAGACGGCTCCGGAGCCTTGA